The nucleotide window CTTATTGACCGTTTCGGACCCCTGCCCGAATCCGCAAACGGTTTGCTCGATATAGTAAGGCTCCGGTGGGCTGCCCAGGAACTCGGGTTTGAAAAACTGGTGCTTCGTGAAGGGAAACTGCTGGTGTACTTTCTCTCAAATCCGCTTTCTCCTTATTACAGTTCGGAAACGTTCCAGGAAGTACTGCAATTTGTCCAGAAACACCCTGAACGGATCAGGATGAAAGAAGCAAAAGAAAAACTGTCCATGATTATAGACCAGGTATCTTCCACCACCGATGCACTGGGGGTACTTGATATGATGAGACCGGTAAAGCTGCCGATTGAGGTTACTTCCGGGCAGTAGAACAAATTCCTCCTTCCAGGTCATTTGTTGCTTTATACCGGATCAAGCATCAGAAGATCAACCGTAACTTTATTAACCCCTTATTTTTTCTTCAATTCCTGTTTCAGTGCATCCAGTTCTGCTTTCAGTTCCCTGTATTCACTCACCTGCTGCCGGAGTTCCTCAATCTGATACTGCTGTTGTTTTATTGCTTCCAGCAGAATTGCTGTCATGGAAGGATAATCAAGCGAGTACATCCCGTTACTGCTTTTATTGACCACCTCAGGAAGATAAGGTTCCACTTCCTGGGCTATAAAGCCTATGTGTCTTTTATGATCAAATTTCGATTTATCGATCCACTGGAATTCAACTCCTCTCAGGTGCATAACCGTTTCGAGGGCATGCCCTATGGTTTGCACCGACTCCTTAAGACGATAATCGCTGAGAGCAGACCAGTTGAACAAACCAGCCGATTTTCCGTTCACAAAAAATACTACGGAATCATTGGTGCGGTCGGCTCCGTTTCCGTTAATTACCACAAAAGGGAAAAGCGCACCAAAATCACCGTAAATCAATGGTTTTGACGTATTGCTGTTGGCAATGTAGAGTTTATTGGAACCGGTTTCGTAAGATCCTGCATTGTACCCTATAAAAATATTTCCGTTCCCTGTAGAACTTTGTCCGGCTCCGTAACCAAGCAATACGTTATTGCTTCCGATATTTCCGTATCCGCTGTATCCGCCTACACACACATTATAGTTTCCCAATGTTGCGCCAGACCCGCTATTATACCCCAAAAATGTATTCCCCCGGCCGGCAGTAAGCTGGTAACCACTGCTGGCTCCCAGAAATGTGTTCTGCTGCCCGGTAGAATTGTTCCATCCGGAATTAAAGCCCAGAAAAGTATTGTCGGAGCCCGAGGTATTGTTCCAGCCCGATTCCTTGCCGACAAAAACATTCCGGTACCCGTTCACATTGAAATATCCGGCATATTCACCAACAAATATGTTGGCACTCCCGATAGTATTATTATATCCACTGCTTCGTCCGATGAAGCAGTTGACAGAGCCGGTTGTGTTGTTTAGGCCGCTGGAATGCCCGATAAAAATATTGTAGGAACCGGCATATGGGTCACTTTCAGAACCTGTGTTCCGGTACCCGGCCAGATTGCCGATAAACACATTGTAACTGCCTGTTGCATTGGAATATCCGGCCTGGTAACCAAGGAAAATATTTGAATTTCCCGCTCCGGTATTGGCCCCGGCTTCATACCCCATAAACGAATTGTAAAGTCCTTCTTTAAGTTTCAGGCCGGCACGATGTCCAATGGCATAGTTTTCGGGCGTAAGTTTCATATATTTCTGCGGGTTTGTTCCGATATTTCCGACTGCAAAACCGTTTACCGGGTCAGCTGTAAATACGCGGGTGCTGTCGCGGGTAATCCGCAGGTATTCTTCGGGCAAACCCTTCCCTGCTCCCCTTCCCCCCACGGCAAATCCCCCTCTCCCTCCTTTACCTGAGCCGGAACTCAGATAAATACCTACACTGTCGGGGGTAACTTTAAAGATGTCTTCCACCATTGTCCCTTTCCCTGCTCTTCTGCCACCTACGGCAAAACCACCGCGACCTCCCTTACCCTCTTCATTCACAATAACCTGAACTCCATCTTCATAAACGGCAAATACGGTATTTCCATTCCGGTCCTTCACTTCAAACAATGCTGAATCAGAGGGATAGCCTGGCGTCCCTTTAATTTCAACCTTAGGTTTGTTGGCTCCCTGTTCAGCATAGAGAGCATAAGGAACACTGAGTATTTCAGAAATTCCGGCTTCTTTCCAGTTTCCGGTTCCATCCAGATCAACATCTACCTTTAGAAAATGCTTTGAACCACCCCAGGATATCGTGTCCAGAGCCCCGATTACCGGTGTGCCTTTTCCAACTGACAGGGATACAATACCGAAACTGTTTGTCGTATTCTGTTGTTCTTCACAATAGACAACAGGTCCTGATTCGGAACTCGCCAGAATAGAGATTCTCATACCAATCAGACGGTCGGGAACCGGCATTCCGCTGGCATCCCTTATAACCGCCTGGTACCTGAAACCTTTCGGTGCCTGAGCATATAAATGCCCGACTAAGCTCATCAGAGCCGTCAGATAAAAAAGGAGTTTTTTCATACGCATCAGAATTATCAAACCAAAATTACAATATTTCTTTCTGGCAGGCAATAATTGGAGGTTAATTTTCAAATAATCATATATTTGCATCCGTTTTCCATTAAATTCGCCTTCACCTTTTGAACCTGACCATCGATATAGGGAATACACTGGCTAAATTGTCAGTAATTGACAACACCAACGTATTGTTTTCGGATTCTGCTCCTGAAATTAACCAGGTAATGCTGGCGAATCTTTTAACACGCTATCCCTCGCTCCAACGCGCTATATGGGTTTCGGTGCGGAAGGAGTTTCCTCCCTCCTGGCTGGATTTTTTGCGCGGTCGTCTTTCCTTTGTTATGGAACTCACCTCGCGCACCCCCCTTCCTGTAAAGATCAGCTATAAGACCCCCGAAACCCTTGGTATGGACAGGGTGGCAGCTGTTTGTGGCGCCCAAAGGATTTATCCGGGAAAGAATGTACTGGTTATTGATGCCGGAACCGCAATTACTTATGAATTTCTTTCCCGCACAGGCGAGTATCGTGGCGGAAATATTTCACCCGGCATTTCGATGAGGTTTCGTGCCCTTCATGAGTTTACCAACCGGCTTCCTCTTGTGGAAGAGACGTATGACTTCCTGCCGGCAGGAACGTCAACGCAGGAAGCCATTGCCTCCGGCGTTCTCCGGGGAACGCTGGCCGAAGTCAATGAGTATGTAAACACCTTTTATCAGGAGAATCCAGATGGCATTGTAATATTAACAGGAGGAGACGCTATTTTTTTTGGTAGAAATTTAAAAAGTACCATCTTTGTAAACCCAAATTTAATACATGTTGGTCTTGAGGCGATTCTGGAATTTAATGCTGAAGCGCATTAGAACATTTTTACCATTGATTTTTTCAGTTTACAGTGTTTGTCTTTTCGGACAGATCACAGTAAATTCCGTATATTCCCGTTACGGGCTCGGAGATCTTGAGCGACCCGCTACCGGACAAAGCACCGGACTGGGCGGGGCGGGGCTGGCTCTGCGGACACCCAATCTGATCAATTTCCTTAATCCTGCCGCTTATAGCACTCAGGACACCAATTCCTTCATTTTTGATGTCGGCCTCCGGACACGTTACCACATTTACTCATCTCCGGAAAAGGAACAAACCTTCAGAACCATTAATATCGATCACCTGGCCGCCGGATTCCCCGTAACACGCTGGTTAAAATTCCAGGCCGGACTTGTTCCGTATTCCTCCGTAGGCTATCTAGTAAAAAACAACAAAGAGCAAGTGCCTGTTTCCAATGAGCCGGTGGATTACTATTTTAC belongs to Bacteroidales bacterium and includes:
- a CDS encoding type III pantothenate kinase, encoding MNLTIDIGNTLAKLSVIDNTNVLFSDSAPEINQVMLANLLTRYPSLQRAIWVSVRKEFPPSWLDFLRGRLSFVMELTSRTPLPVKISYKTPETLGMDRVAAVCGAQRIYPGKNVLVIDAGTAITYEFLSRTGEYRGGNISPGISMRFRALHEFTNRLPLVEETYDFLPAGTSTQEAIASGVLRGTLAEVNEYVNTFYQENPDGIVILTGGDAIFFGRNLKSTIFVNPNLIHVGLEAILEFNAEAH